In Burkholderia lata, the DNA window GTTTCATTCTCTGACCATTGAATAGTATGACTAAACAAATGACGGCCCGCGGGAGCGATTCCCGGGCGTGGATGGCGCACGCCGGTCTTCGCGTGACGGTCGCGGTGGCGTGCGTCGCTGGACCGGGCGCCGCATTCGCGCAGGACGGCGTCACGCTGTACGGCGTGATCGACGAATTCGCGCAGTACGTGAATACGGGCAACGGCTATACGGCGGCGATCAATTCGGGTGGCCAGTGGGGCAGCCGGTTCGGGCTGAAGGGCGGCGAGGATATCGGCGGCGGGCAGAAGATCGAGTTCGCGCTGGAGAACGGCTTCAACCCGAACGACGGTTCGCTGGCGAGTTCGGGCAGCCTGTTCAACCGGCAGGCATGGGTCGGCATCGCGGGGCAGTGGGGCAAGGTGCGCGCGGGCCGCCAGAATTCGCCGCTGTTCAACGACCAGGGCGGACAGGATGCGTTCGGCGGCGTCACGCAGGCGTCCGGCATGGACAACCTGACCGTGTTCGCGTTCCGCACCAGCAATACGCTGTCGTACCAGAGCCCGGAGATCGCGGGCTTCCAGGGCGGGCTGTACTTCGGGTTCGGCGATGCGGGCGGCGTGCGCTCGGCAGGCTCCAGCCAGCAGTTCGACCTGACCTACGAACACGGGCCGTTCGGTGCGTTCGTCGCGGGCCAGTGGCTGAAGAACGCGACGGCGACCACCACCGATCGCACGATCATGGCCGGCGCGTCGTACGAGATCGGCAAGGCCACCGTGTACGGCGGCTTCTCCGCGGTGAAGTGGGCCGATCTCGGCATCGATTCGCGCGTGTACGGGCTGTCGGTCAAATACCAGTTCAATCCGGCGAACTACGTGGCGCTCGGCTACGCGTATCTGCACGACCAGTCGTCGCAGGGCAACCATGCGGACCAGCTCGGGCTGATGTACGAGTACGACCTGTCGAAGCGCACGAGCTTCTACGGCGCGCTGTCGTACCTGCGCAACCGCAACCAGGCCGGCTATACGCTCGCCGGTGCGGCGAACCCCGGCCTGCCGCTCGCGTATCCGGGTGCGAATGCACGCGGTGTGCAGCTGGGTATCGTTCACCGGTTCTGAAGGATGTGTGGTGCCGCGGTCACGCCGGGTCAGCGGACGGCATGACCGCGGCACGCATCGCGACACGCGCGCGTCGCCATCGTTCGGACGCGCGCGTGTCGCGATGCCGGCGCTCAGAATCGATGCCGGATGCCCAGGCCGACCAACGCCTGCGTGTTGCCGGACGCAGGTGAGAGCGTATTGATCTGGGCTTGCGAAAACGGCGTGTC includes these proteins:
- a CDS encoding porin; its protein translation is MTKQMTARGSDSRAWMAHAGLRVTVAVACVAGPGAAFAQDGVTLYGVIDEFAQYVNTGNGYTAAINSGGQWGSRFGLKGGEDIGGGQKIEFALENGFNPNDGSLASSGSLFNRQAWVGIAGQWGKVRAGRQNSPLFNDQGGQDAFGGVTQASGMDNLTVFAFRTSNTLSYQSPEIAGFQGGLYFGFGDAGGVRSAGSSQQFDLTYEHGPFGAFVAGQWLKNATATTTDRTIMAGASYEIGKATVYGGFSAVKWADLGIDSRVYGLSVKYQFNPANYVALGYAYLHDQSSQGNHADQLGLMYEYDLSKRTSFYGALSYLRNRNQAGYTLAGAANPGLPLAYPGANARGVQLGIVHRF